The following coding sequences are from one Streptomyces sp. NBC_01485 window:
- a CDS encoding universal stress protein produces the protein MTVPITAGVDGTDESLAALAWAAREAVRRDLELRVVHAWRFQPNAAADVADRDAQERWVRDSVRQAVAALAERHPGLTVTTDVREGGPVGTLVAAAADAELLVLGSRGHGPVVGFLLGSVGQQVIAEAACPVVLVRAGDQPSAEVAGHEIVVGQHGEPEDSAPALRFAFETAAARGASVRAVRAWTLPPVFAYSPGSLKLLDDAGGLEPYEKKALADALEPWRERFPDVPVVEHVEMGSAGQVLLSVAGRAQLTVVGRRAHRTAVGARIGSVAHGVLHHADCPVAVVPHA, from the coding sequence ATGACGGTCCCGATCACGGCAGGGGTCGACGGGACGGACGAGAGCCTCGCGGCGCTCGCCTGGGCGGCCCGCGAGGCCGTCCGGCGCGACCTGGAACTGCGGGTGGTGCACGCCTGGCGGTTCCAGCCGAACGCGGCGGCCGACGTGGCGGACCGGGACGCGCAGGAGCGCTGGGTGCGGGACTCCGTACGGCAGGCCGTCGCGGCGCTCGCCGAACGGCACCCGGGACTGACCGTCACCACCGACGTCCGGGAGGGCGGGCCGGTCGGGACGCTGGTCGCCGCCGCGGCGGACGCGGAACTGCTGGTGCTCGGCTCGCGCGGGCACGGCCCGGTCGTCGGGTTCCTGCTGGGCTCGGTCGGCCAGCAGGTGATCGCCGAGGCAGCGTGCCCGGTCGTGCTGGTCCGGGCCGGCGACCAGCCGTCGGCCGAGGTGGCCGGCCACGAGATCGTCGTCGGCCAGCACGGCGAGCCCGAGGACAGCGCCCCCGCCCTGCGGTTCGCGTTCGAGACGGCCGCCGCGCGGGGCGCGAGCGTGCGCGCGGTGCGGGCCTGGACGCTGCCGCCGGTGTTCGCCTACAGCCCCGGCTCGCTCAAGCTCCTCGACGACGCCGGCGGCCTGGAACCGTACGAGAAGAAGGCGCTGGCGGATGCCCTGGAGCCGTGGCGGGAGCGGTTCCCGGACGTGCCGGTGGTGGAGCACGTGGAGATGGGCAGCGCGGGGCAGGTGCTGCTGTCGGTGGCCGGCCGGGCGCAGTTGACGGTCGTCGGCCGCCGCGCCCACCGCACGGCCGTGGGCGCCCGGATCGGCTCCGTGGCGCACGGGGTCCTGCACCACGCGGACTGCCCGGTCGCCGTCGTGCCCCACGCCTGA
- a CDS encoding VOC family protein: MALEWEQVIVDSADPVALGRWWAAALGWVVVHDAADEYEIRPEQDRTRGLLFVPVTEGKSVKNRLHLDFRPDDQRAEVARLLSLGARHADVGQGEQSWVTLADPEGNEFCVLGARQSP, encoded by the coding sequence ATGGCTCTGGAGTGGGAACAAGTGATCGTCGACTCGGCCGACCCGGTGGCGCTGGGACGCTGGTGGGCCGCGGCCCTCGGGTGGGTCGTGGTGCACGACGCCGCCGACGAGTACGAGATCAGACCGGAGCAGGACCGGACCCGGGGTCTGCTCTTCGTGCCGGTCACGGAGGGCAAGTCGGTCAAGAACCGGCTCCACCTGGACTTCCGCCCGGACGACCAGCGGGCCGAGGTGGCCCGCCTGCTGTCCCTGGGGGCACGCCACGCGGACGTGGGCCAGGGCGAGCAGTCGTGGGTGACGCTCGCCGACCCCGAGGGGAACGAGTTCTGCGTGCTGGGGGCGCGGCAGTCGCCCTGA